A genomic stretch from Candidatus Methanomassiliicoccus intestinalis Issoire-Mx1 includes:
- a CDS encoding KEOPS complex kinase/ATPase Bud32 produces the protein MEIIRRGAEAEIERGLWMGRDVIIKNRVPKAYRHPSLDISLRTSRTRNEARLIRDARILGVPTPIVYEIDEVDAKLVMEEIKGERVKDVLETADEGKSEKICRQIGRMIAALHAGGIVHGDLTTSNMIVCDDVVYLIDFSLGSRNAKLEEMGVDLHLLKEAFQSAHSEKLDLFDIILNEYCIGFKNSKDVMNKMKEIEGRGRYT, from the coding sequence GTGGAAATAATAAGACGTGGCGCAGAAGCAGAGATCGAAAGAGGTCTTTGGATGGGGCGGGATGTGATCATAAAAAACAGAGTGCCCAAGGCATACAGACACCCTTCGCTCGATATATCTTTGAGGACCTCTCGCACACGAAATGAAGCCAGACTGATCAGAGATGCAAGAATACTAGGTGTTCCTACGCCAATAGTATATGAGATTGATGAAGTCGATGCTAAACTTGTAATGGAAGAAATTAAAGGAGAACGTGTAAAAGATGTTCTCGAAACTGCTGATGAGGGAAAATCAGAGAAGATTTGCCGGCAGATTGGTAGAATGATCGCTGCGCTTCATGCTGGAGGAATAGTGCATGGGGATCTCACTACGTCCAATATGATTGTCTGCGATGATGTCGTGTATCTTATCGATTTTTCACTTGGATCCAGAAATGCAAAATTGGAAGAAATGGGCGTGGATCTTCATCTGCTCAAGGAAGCTTTCCAGTCAGCTCATTCAGAAAAGTTGGATCTGTTTGATATTATTCTGAACGAATATTGCATTGGATTTAAAAACAGCAAAGACGTGATGAATAAAATGAAAGAAATAGAAGGCAGAGGCAGGTATACATGA
- a CDS encoding polyprenyl synthetase family protein: MDVSNEIAARAKIINKHIESYLSDVDNKKLGEAMRHYPSAGGKRMRPILAQVVAEAVGKAGDKAIPFGCGIELIHNFTLVHDDVMDNDMVRRGIPAVHALFDVPTAIIAGDALFARAFEVIANTDVDPSKCPTLLKLAARSVYLVAEGQQDDMDFENIPAEELKEEDYLKMVWKKTAVLFECAAEGGAIIGQGSQEQIEKMREYAHMLGIGFQIWDDVLALTGNEKSLGKPVGNDIRNGKRTIIALHALHTLDADDPRKKTLLAALGNADATEEQIKAAIDAIQDSIEYAKDASAQCAKKAKESLSCINDGPEKEFLIGLVDFAVGRSV, translated from the coding sequence ATGGATGTTTCAAATGAAATAGCTGCCAGAGCTAAGATTATCAATAAACATATAGAGTCATATCTGAGTGATGTAGACAATAAGAAGCTTGGAGAAGCCATGCGCCATTACCCATCTGCTGGGGGAAAACGTATGCGCCCGATTTTAGCCCAAGTTGTTGCTGAGGCCGTTGGAAAAGCCGGAGATAAAGCTATCCCATTCGGGTGCGGCATTGAATTGATTCACAATTTCACATTGGTGCACGACGACGTCATGGATAATGATATGGTCAGAAGAGGGATTCCTGCAGTACACGCACTATTTGATGTCCCAACAGCAATAATTGCAGGAGATGCGTTATTCGCACGTGCATTTGAAGTTATTGCAAACACAGATGTTGATCCTTCAAAATGCCCTACGCTTCTGAAACTGGCTGCGAGGTCAGTATATCTAGTAGCAGAGGGTCAGCAGGACGATATGGATTTTGAGAATATTCCTGCAGAAGAACTTAAAGAAGAAGATTACCTGAAAATGGTCTGGAAAAAGACTGCTGTCCTCTTTGAATGTGCTGCTGAAGGCGGCGCAATAATTGGACAAGGCAGTCAAGAACAAATAGAAAAAATGAGAGAATACGCTCACATGCTGGGTATTGGATTTCAAATCTGGGATGATGTTCTAGCGTTAACAGGAAATGAAAAGAGCCTCGGAAAACCTGTTGGAAATGATATTAGAAACGGAAAGAGAACGATTATCGCACTTCATGCTCTGCATACGCTAGATGCGGACGATCCCAGAAAGAAGACCCTCCTTGCAGCGCTTGGAAACGCAGATGCTACTGAAGAACAGATCAAAGCTGCAATAGATGCAATACAGGACAGCATCGAATATGCAAAAGATGCTTCTGCACAATGCGCTAAGAAAGCTAAAGAATCACTATCCTGCATCAATGATGGTCCTGAGAAAGAGTTCTTGATTGGATTGGTAGACTTCGCAGTAGGAAGAAGTGTCTAA
- the pyrI gene encoding aspartate carbamoyltransferase regulatory subunit, translating into MRDFRVTPIRNGTVIDHIECGQALKVLHIMGVGEVRSTISVLMHVPSKNGGWKDVVKVEDRELDPREVDKISLLAPNATINIIRDFNVAEKYKVKMPEVVKGIVKCDNPNCITNVQREPVDTEFIVESKAPVILRCLYCDRIQGDFTERLI; encoded by the coding sequence ATGAGAGACTTCAGAGTGACTCCGATCCGTAATGGCACGGTTATTGATCATATTGAATGTGGGCAGGCGCTGAAAGTTCTGCATATAATGGGTGTTGGAGAAGTCAGATCTACAATATCTGTCCTTATGCACGTTCCTTCAAAAAACGGCGGATGGAAAGATGTTGTCAAAGTAGAAGACCGTGAGCTTGATCCAAGAGAAGTTGATAAAATATCATTGCTGGCTCCGAATGCTACAATAAATATAATCAGAGATTTCAATGTAGCAGAAAAATACAAAGTAAAAATGCCAGAAGTTGTAAAAGGCATTGTAAAGTGTGATAATCCCAATTGCATAACTAATGTTCAGAGGGAGCCTGTAGATACTGAATTTATCGTAGAATCCAAAGCCCCGGTCATACTGAGATGTTTGTACTGCGATCGTATCCAGGGAGACTTCACGGAGCGCTTAATCTGA
- the fni gene encoding type 2 isopentenyl-diphosphate Delta-isomerase gives MKGIESRKDDHIRISLEHDVASSKNYWDDVKLVHEALPEVDFDDIDCSTTFLGCRLSCPIIVTAITGGFPKAETINKNLAIACMNLGIGLGVGSQRAALEGGDDRSYTIIKEYDVPLKIGNIGAPQLIRQKNKRALTEEDAQKAIDMIDADVLAIHLNFLQEMAQPEGDVCSAGCYDAIRSLARDLPVIIKETGAGISRGTALRLKGIGVRALDVSGVSGTSFSKVESFRSEDLDKTDSAEIGRVFGEWGIPAPISVISANVGLPIIASGGIMNGLHAATSITMGAKCAGSARAILKYAMESPEATERYLRIMIREFKTTMFLTGSKNLKELSEKRFILTGAVREWASYLEE, from the coding sequence ATGAAAGGAATTGAAAGCAGAAAGGATGATCATATACGCATTTCTCTCGAGCATGATGTGGCTTCGTCAAAAAATTATTGGGATGATGTTAAATTAGTGCATGAGGCTCTGCCAGAAGTAGACTTTGATGATATTGACTGCTCCACTACATTTCTAGGGTGCAGGCTTTCTTGTCCAATTATAGTTACAGCAATAACTGGAGGGTTTCCTAAAGCAGAGACAATTAACAAAAATCTTGCTATTGCCTGCATGAATCTCGGAATCGGGCTGGGAGTAGGAAGTCAGAGAGCAGCGTTAGAAGGTGGGGATGATCGTAGCTACACGATCATAAAAGAATACGATGTGCCATTAAAGATAGGAAACATCGGAGCTCCACAATTGATTAGGCAAAAAAATAAAAGAGCATTGACAGAAGAAGATGCACAGAAAGCAATCGATATGATTGATGCTGATGTACTTGCAATCCACCTCAATTTCTTACAAGAAATGGCACAACCTGAAGGAGATGTATGCTCTGCGGGATGTTATGACGCCATACGTTCTCTGGCAAGAGATCTGCCAGTGATTATAAAAGAAACTGGTGCAGGGATTTCCCGCGGTACTGCTCTAAGACTAAAAGGCATAGGGGTTAGAGCCCTAGATGTATCAGGAGTAAGTGGAACCAGTTTCTCCAAGGTAGAATCATTTCGCTCAGAGGATCTGGACAAGACGGATAGTGCTGAAATTGGGAGAGTATTTGGAGAATGGGGAATTCCAGCTCCCATATCTGTGATTTCTGCCAATGTCGGACTACCTATAATAGCAAGTGGCGGAATAATGAATGGACTACACGCAGCAACCAGTATAACTATGGGTGCAAAATGTGCAGGCTCCGCTCGCGCAATCCTAAAGTATGCGATGGAATCACCAGAAGCAACGGAAAGGTATCTGCGCATAATGATAAGAGAATTCAAGACGACAATGTTTTTAACTGGGTCTAAAAATTTAAAAGAACTTTCGGAGAAGAGATTCATACTGACTGGTGCCGTCAGAGAATGGGCATCGTATCTGGAGGAATAA
- a CDS encoding NAD-dependent epimerase/dehydratase family protein, translating into MKLTGRRIVVTGCSGFIASHLVEKLIGMGNEIIGIDNLSAGRKEFMSAVEGNDKFTFIEGDLRTLDLDHVFQDVDVVCHMAANPDVRIGAENTSVHFEQNIVVTYRILESMKNCRTGCILFPSTSAVYGETTIVPTREDYGPLIPISLYGASKLSCEALIDSYCNTFDINGIIWRFANVVGTHSTHNVLHDFIRKLNEDPSKLEILGTPPGTWKSYIHVSDCVDAMIASAQKNTEAVGIYNIGSKDSISVLDIADITVKEMGLCDVKYVWSGGIKGGGWNGDVKRMLLSIDKISDLGWKPKMGSAEAVRRAVGEIIAE; encoded by the coding sequence GTGAAACTCACAGGCAGGAGGATAGTGGTAACTGGGTGTTCAGGATTTATTGCTAGTCACCTAGTTGAAAAATTGATTGGAATGGGAAATGAAATCATAGGCATTGATAATCTTTCTGCCGGCAGAAAGGAATTTATGTCTGCCGTGGAAGGAAATGATAAATTTACGTTCATAGAAGGGGATCTGAGAACGCTAGATTTAGATCATGTATTCCAAGACGTAGATGTTGTGTGCCACATGGCTGCAAACCCTGATGTCAGAATCGGTGCTGAGAATACATCTGTGCATTTTGAACAAAATATCGTGGTAACATACAGAATTCTAGAATCCATGAAAAACTGTAGAACTGGCTGTATTTTATTTCCATCCACATCTGCAGTGTACGGAGAAACCACAATAGTCCCGACCAGGGAGGATTATGGGCCTCTTATCCCAATATCTTTGTATGGTGCATCTAAATTATCTTGTGAAGCGTTGATTGATTCGTACTGCAACACATTTGATATAAACGGCATTATCTGGAGATTTGCAAATGTAGTCGGCACGCATTCAACTCACAATGTTCTTCATGATTTTATACGAAAATTGAATGAAGATCCCAGTAAATTAGAGATTTTAGGAACTCCCCCGGGAACATGGAAATCATACATACATGTGAGCGATTGTGTAGATGCGATGATTGCTAGCGCTCAGAAAAATACCGAAGCCGTAGGAATATACAATATCGGATCCAAAGATTCGATTTCCGTGTTGGATATAGCAGATATTACAGTCAAAGAGATGGGGCTTTGCGATGTGAAGTATGTTTGGAGCGGAGGCATAAAGGGCGGCGGATGGAATGGAGACGTCAAAAGAATGCTCCTCTCGATAGACAAGATATCCGATTTAGGGTGGAAACCTAAGATGGGAAGTGCAGAAGCTGTGAGACGAGCCGTTGGAGAAATTATAGCAGAGTAA
- a CDS encoding isopentenyl phosphate kinase, giving the protein MILIKLGGSVITDKTRYKTLRTDVLARLAGEIKSSGKDVILVHGAGSYGHIIAAENELQKGYLRDSQITAASQVMEDVKNLDLDVTKCFNGAGMPCVSLPPSAITKLQSGKLNELDCEVFKEYLDIGIMPVTFGDVCLDSERKFGICSGDQLMMRLAEHFKPEVTIFCTDVDGVYTSDPYSNDDAELIKVITQDVLNKLPRTQHCADVTGSIFKKIEHMLNIAEYSKAMVINGLVPGRLKAALCNEEVIGSRVECCNERN; this is encoded by the coding sequence ATGATATTGATAAAGCTAGGCGGTAGCGTAATAACCGATAAAACAAGATATAAAACGCTTCGGACCGATGTCCTTGCAAGGCTTGCTGGTGAGATTAAATCTTCAGGCAAAGATGTTATATTAGTGCATGGAGCCGGTTCATATGGACACATAATCGCTGCTGAAAATGAGCTTCAGAAAGGATACTTAAGAGACTCACAGATTACGGCAGCTTCACAAGTGATGGAAGACGTTAAAAATCTAGACTTAGACGTTACTAAATGTTTTAACGGCGCAGGTATGCCATGTGTATCTCTTCCACCAAGTGCAATTACAAAGCTGCAGTCCGGAAAGTTGAATGAATTGGACTGCGAGGTTTTCAAAGAGTATCTAGACATTGGGATAATGCCTGTCACGTTTGGGGATGTTTGTTTAGACTCTGAAAGAAAATTTGGAATATGCTCCGGTGATCAATTGATGATGCGACTGGCTGAACATTTCAAACCGGAGGTTACAATATTCTGCACAGATGTGGATGGCGTGTATACTTCAGATCCATATTCAAATGATGATGCGGAATTAATCAAAGTTATAACTCAGGATGTTTTGAATAAGCTCCCACGAACTCAGCACTGTGCCGATGTGACAGGAAGTATTTTCAAAAAAATAGAACATATGCTGAATATTGCTGAATACAGCAAAGCAATGGTAATCAATGGTTTGGTGCCAGGACGATTGAAAGCTGCGTTGTGCAATGAAGAGGTAATTGGATCCAGAGTGGAGTGTTGCAATGAAAGGAATTGA
- a CDS encoding heterodisulfide reductase-related iron-sulfur binding cluster, with translation MSDLPDFIQSLMSECVGCGLCDEACPSFNHGGCSPQSVMNGEDGNVTLCIGCGKCSSVCSSTNPFKVMMYMNNRASNAKIPESFYETGYVMQVGNHPSRTEAPYVPTGDDVYLMSGCTVECKLPFLKYATAVAIDAMGIKHSELPNSTCCTFPIPFRSLSDSERDEYKLKMGHQAKNKEIITICPGCAEELNNSGVNARHISKLLYENKNKISELPGVSLKVALEPGCALEYFSKEFEEIVRATGATPIGNKIGCCGKSVKGVSNQLMIERQTEIKDADAVIVGCPFCTFKYDTAPNGIPVLHISELIALAAGNSATQKYHRLKLS, from the coding sequence ATGTCCGACTTACCCGATTTTATACAATCATTAATGTCTGAGTGTGTAGGGTGTGGCTTGTGTGATGAAGCCTGTCCCTCATTCAATCATGGTGGATGTAGCCCTCAAAGTGTAATGAATGGTGAAGATGGAAATGTAACTCTCTGTATTGGGTGCGGGAAGTGTTCTAGTGTATGTTCAAGCACCAATCCATTCAAAGTCATGATGTATATGAATAATAGAGCATCAAATGCAAAGATTCCTGAATCATTCTATGAAACTGGCTACGTCATGCAGGTGGGCAATCACCCTTCTCGTACAGAGGCTCCCTATGTTCCAACGGGTGATGATGTATATTTAATGTCAGGGTGTACTGTGGAATGCAAACTTCCATTCTTGAAATATGCAACTGCCGTAGCAATAGATGCCATGGGGATTAAACATTCGGAACTTCCTAACTCTACATGCTGCACATTTCCGATTCCGTTTAGAAGTCTGTCAGACTCTGAAAGGGATGAATACAAGCTCAAAATGGGACATCAGGCAAAAAACAAGGAAATTATAACAATCTGTCCAGGGTGTGCTGAAGAACTTAATAATTCTGGAGTTAATGCAAGACACATTTCAAAACTGCTGTATGAAAATAAAAACAAGATCTCTGAACTGCCAGGAGTTTCATTGAAAGTAGCTTTAGAGCCAGGGTGCGCTCTTGAATATTTTTCAAAAGAATTTGAGGAAATCGTTCGTGCAACTGGAGCTACGCCGATTGGTAATAAAATTGGTTGCTGCGGGAAGTCTGTAAAAGGAGTTTCAAATCAGCTCATGATCGAGAGGCAGACGGAAATAAAAGATGCAGATGCAGTAATTGTGGGATGTCCTTTTTGTACATTTAAATATGACACTGCACCAAATGGTATTCCAGTACTTCACATCTCAGAACTTATCGCTTTAGCAGCTGGTAATTCTGCAACTCAGAAATATCACCGCCTTAAGCTCAGTTGA
- the rdgB gene encoding RdgB/HAM1 family non-canonical purine NTP pyrophosphatase, producing the protein MKLQVITSNLGKLNEFRTALPNIEIIHNDVDCYEIQADTLEEVVNSCIDQLRSKKLNDFVLDDSGLFVDGLGGFPGVYSSYVLRTIGNEGLLKLMENTSDRTARFKSCVGACIGSHIIIANGECQGKINFSQKGNGGFGFDPIFIPDGYDTTFAEMTLEEKNKISHRGNSIRSFAEQFTNIFESD; encoded by the coding sequence ATGAAGCTTCAAGTAATAACTTCAAACTTAGGAAAGCTGAATGAATTTAGAACTGCTCTACCCAATATTGAGATTATACACAACGATGTAGACTGTTATGAGATACAGGCCGATACATTGGAAGAAGTTGTAAACTCGTGCATAGATCAGTTGAGATCAAAAAAGTTAAATGATTTTGTACTGGATGACTCTGGACTGTTCGTTGACGGGTTGGGTGGATTTCCAGGTGTGTATTCTTCATATGTTCTAAGAACCATTGGTAATGAAGGCCTTCTAAAACTCATGGAAAATACATCAGACAGAACTGCCAGATTTAAATCATGTGTTGGGGCATGCATTGGTTCGCATATTATAATAGCAAACGGTGAATGTCAGGGAAAAATAAATTTCTCACAAAAAGGAAATGGCGGTTTCGGTTTTGATCCGATTTTCATCCCGGATGGATATGATACGACGTTTGCAGAGATGACTTTGGAAGAAAAGAATAAAATCTCTCACCGCGGAAATTCCATAAGGTCTTTTGCAGAGCAATTTACAAACATTTTTGAAAGTGACTGA
- the radB gene encoding DNA repair and recombination protein RadB — MDRLPLGCTSIDEMLDGGIESSSMTLLYGEAGSGKTTVCLILAKEIIKQGKKVVYIDSEGISIDRLMQIAGEDFDLVMQNLLVFDVVNFDSQERSIDKAVKMVQSDIGVGMIIVDSITSLYRPTGKEDERSERKSLVGQSQKLSSIAREKKIPVLVTSQVYTDVETGTFESLGGNALMHNSKSIIRFDRAGLGMRRAVLIKHRSIPEGITAQFRLTPDGIA, encoded by the coding sequence ATGGATAGGCTGCCTCTGGGATGTACATCTATTGACGAAATGCTGGACGGTGGGATTGAGTCTAGCAGCATGACATTGCTTTATGGGGAAGCAGGCAGCGGCAAAACAACAGTCTGCTTGATTTTAGCCAAAGAAATTATCAAGCAAGGAAAAAAGGTAGTTTATATCGACAGCGAGGGAATCTCAATAGATAGGCTTATGCAGATTGCCGGAGAAGACTTCGACCTTGTGATGCAGAACCTTTTGGTTTTTGATGTAGTGAACTTTGACAGTCAGGAACGCTCTATTGACAAAGCAGTCAAAATGGTTCAGAGTGACATTGGCGTAGGAATGATAATTGTCGACTCCATAACTTCTCTATATCGTCCCACTGGTAAAGAGGACGAACGTTCTGAAAGAAAATCATTAGTTGGCCAGTCTCAAAAACTATCATCAATCGCCAGAGAAAAAAAGATTCCAGTTTTAGTCACATCTCAGGTGTATACTGATGTGGAAACTGGCACGTTTGAGTCTCTTGGAGGCAATGCTTTAATGCATAATTCCAAGTCCATAATTAGGTTTGACCGGGCTGGATTGGGTATGCGCCGTGCTGTGTTGATTAAACACAGAAGCATTCCAGAAGGTATCACAGCCCAGTTTCGTCTGACTCCGGATGGAATCGCTTAG
- the pyrB gene encoding aspartate carbamoyltransferase yields MSFKGMDIISISDLTKDQIEEILNLANKMIPYAKGEKTTKALEGRILANLFFEPSTRTRLSFESAMIRLGGSNIGITDHQNSSVAKGETLADTIRTVECYADAIVLRHPKEGAARLAAKFSEKPVINCGDGPGQHPTQTLVDLFTMKQEQGSMKDKNVVLVGDLKYGRTVHSLVEALALFGANLTFVAPDILQIPKESVKLLEKAGISINLERNLENVIADADVLYVTRIQKERFPDQSEYEKVAGSYKVDNTVLREAKKNLTIMHPLPRVDEIAPEVDYTENAKYFKQTFNAVPVRMAILSLIIGGQV; encoded by the coding sequence TATGGATATAATTTCTATTTCTGACCTCACAAAAGATCAGATAGAAGAAATACTGAATTTGGCCAACAAGATGATTCCATATGCCAAGGGAGAAAAGACCACTAAGGCATTGGAGGGAAGAATTTTAGCAAATCTTTTCTTTGAACCTTCTACGAGGACTAGGCTATCGTTTGAAAGTGCTATGATCAGACTTGGCGGAAGCAACATAGGAATAACGGATCATCAGAACTCATCAGTAGCCAAAGGTGAGACTCTCGCCGATACTATTCGTACAGTAGAATGCTATGCTGATGCGATAGTATTGAGGCATCCCAAAGAAGGAGCTGCAAGACTTGCTGCGAAGTTCTCTGAAAAACCCGTCATCAATTGTGGTGATGGTCCTGGCCAGCATCCAACTCAAACGTTGGTAGATCTGTTTACAATGAAACAAGAGCAGGGAAGTATGAAAGATAAGAATGTCGTGCTTGTAGGCGATCTTAAATATGGCCGTACTGTACATTCACTCGTTGAAGCCCTGGCACTTTTTGGGGCTAATCTGACATTTGTAGCACCAGATATCCTGCAGATACCCAAGGAAAGTGTCAAACTACTGGAAAAAGCAGGGATATCAATAAACCTAGAAAGAAACCTGGAGAATGTGATTGCGGACGCAGATGTTCTTTATGTCACAAGGATACAAAAAGAAAGGTTTCCAGATCAGAGTGAATATGAGAAAGTTGCCGGCAGCTACAAAGTAGATAACACTGTGCTGAGAGAAGCTAAAAAGAATCTGACGATCATGCATCCTCTTCCAAGGGTGGATGAGATAGCACCGGAAGTTGACTACACGGAGAATGCTAAGTACTTTAAACAAACATTTAATGCCGTTCCTGTACGGATGGCTATCCTTTCACTGATTATAGGGGGACAAGTATGA
- a CDS encoding DUF92 domain-containing protein: MVLSALSLYFGLLTKSGSIASFFIGLAIGVLGAPSWLILLILFALLGFIVTKFRMSLKQELGVQEGKKGERTYRNVIANSLVPLLVAICAFAFGGEYYNLMAVAYIASISVAAADTVASEVGSLSPKVYMITTGKKVKAGIDGGISVEGTIACIIGGIAAAYLGCSLIFSELWGTEFIILGIIGIIGCMIDSLIGATLERRGIVGKLGTNVISMACGAAIAITIWVL; the protein is encoded by the coding sequence ATGGTGCTTTCCGCACTCTCATTATATTTTGGACTCCTCACTAAAAGTGGATCAATAGCCTCATTTTTTATAGGTCTAGCCATAGGCGTACTAGGCGCCCCCAGCTGGTTAATTTTACTCATATTATTTGCATTGCTGGGATTCATAGTCACCAAATTCAGAATGAGCCTTAAACAAGAACTTGGTGTACAAGAAGGAAAGAAAGGAGAAAGAACATATAGGAACGTTATTGCCAATAGCCTAGTGCCTTTGTTAGTCGCCATATGTGCATTTGCTTTCGGCGGTGAATATTATAATTTAATGGCCGTAGCATACATTGCTTCAATTTCAGTAGCTGCTGCAGACACAGTGGCAAGCGAAGTAGGAAGTCTTTCTCCTAAAGTATATATGATTACCACAGGCAAGAAAGTTAAGGCAGGTATAGATGGAGGAATATCCGTAGAAGGAACTATTGCCTGCATAATTGGAGGCATAGCAGCCGCATATCTCGGATGCTCCCTCATATTCTCAGAGCTGTGGGGAACTGAATTTATCATCCTAGGGATAATTGGAATAATCGGTTGCATGATTGACAGCCTAATCGGAGCCACATTGGAAAGGCGCGGTATAGTGGGAAAACTTGGAACCAATGTTATTTCAATGGCCTGCGGAGCAGCCATAGCGATTACCATTTGGGTTTTGTGA
- a CDS encoding AAA family ATPase produces the protein MSSKVYVVTGMPGAGKEEFAQTAVSLGYSLIRMGDVVRKEAANQGIIMDDRGVGGFASDERQKHGADIWAKRCLPYIEHNSVIDGCRSLEEMSLFKEKFGKDSILIAIEAPAALRFKRLQQRGRSDAPQTVEEFKERDLREIGWGLAELIKCADNTLVNDGSLESFYEKVKKEIDYD, from the coding sequence ATGAGCTCCAAAGTCTATGTAGTTACAGGAATGCCGGGAGCCGGCAAAGAAGAATTTGCACAAACAGCAGTCAGCTTAGGTTACTCCTTGATAAGGATGGGCGATGTCGTACGCAAGGAAGCAGCTAATCAGGGAATAATAATGGATGACCGTGGAGTCGGGGGCTTCGCCTCTGATGAACGGCAGAAGCATGGGGCTGACATCTGGGCTAAACGATGTTTACCATACATTGAACACAATTCAGTGATTGACGGATGCCGCAGCCTTGAGGAGATGAGTTTATTCAAAGAGAAATTTGGAAAAGACTCGATACTTATTGCGATTGAAGCTCCAGCAGCCCTCCGGTTCAAAAGACTTCAGCAACGCGGCAGATCAGATGCCCCCCAGACGGTTGAGGAATTTAAAGAAAGAGATCTGCGTGAAATCGGATGGGGTTTGGCAGAGCTTATAAAATGTGCAGATAACACCCTTGTCAACGATGGTTCCCTCGAATCCTTTTATGAGAAAGTCAAAAAGGAAATCGACTATGATTAA